CGCTCGACTCGATGCGGCGCATCAGCTCGAGCCCGTCCGTGCCCGGCATGCGCACGTCGGTCACCACGACGTCGGGGCGCTGCTCGCGCAGCGCGGCGAAGAACGGCTCCGCATGCTCGAAGGTGCGTGTGACCATGCCGGCGCCCTGCAGTGCCTTGTCGAGCACCCAGCGCACGGCAGCATCGTCATCCACCACCCAGACGTTCAACGGCTGCGCGTTCACGCCGGACTCTCGGCCGCGTCGGCCTCGAGCGGCAGTCGCAGCATGAAAACCGTCTGCCCGGGACGCGAACGGTACTCGATCAGCCCGCCGTGGCGGCTCAGGATTTCCTGCGCCAGTGGCAGGCCGAGTCCGGTGCCGCCGGCGCGACCGGAAACCAGCGGATAGAAGATCGAGTCTCCGAGCTCCGGATCGACGCCGGGGCCATCATCCTCGACCTCGATATTGGCGATGGCCTTGTGGCGACGGTCGCCAATGGTCCAGTTGGTCAGCGCGCGCGTGCGCAGCGTGACCCGGCCCGGCTTGCCGGCATCCTGGCCGATCGCCTGCACCGCATTACGCGCGATGTTGAGCAGGGCCTGGAGCATCTGGTCGCGGTCGACCGAGATTGCCGGCAGGCTTGGATCGTAGTCGCGCACGATCTGCACGTCGGCCGGCGCTTCGTGTTCCAGCAGCGCGCGCACGCGCTCCAGTATCTCGTGGATGTTCTCCGGTGTGCGCCGCAAGCTTCGCGCCGGGCCGAGCAGGTTGTCCGTCAGCGAGGCAAGCCGGTCCGCCTCGCCGATGATGATGCGGGTGTACTCGCGCAGTTCGTCGGTGGCGAGCTGGCGCTCGAGCAACTGCGCCGCTCCACGCAGCCCGCCGAGCGGATTGCGGATCTCGTGCGCCAGCTGGTAGATGACGCGGCGACTCGCATCGTGTTGCGTGATGAGCGCCCGCTCGCGTTCGATATGGCGCCATCGCGTTGCATCGATGAGCTCGAGAATGACCAGCAGGCCGCGCTCGAAGCGAACGGGTGTTGCCCGACCGGTCACCTGCAGCGGCTCGCCCCGCTGGTACGCCCGGCGCAGATCGAACTCGTGACCGTAGGTCTGGCCCGATGCACAGGCGCGTTCGATCAGCGTGGCCAGCGGCGCGAGTTCCGGCATCAAGGTCGGCAGATGGCGGTCACGCGCCTGGTTGCTGCTG
This genomic interval from Gammaproteobacteria bacterium contains the following:
- the glnL gene encoding nitrogen regulation protein NR(II) translates to MRGTTDLDCEPGERGPTHRQPDAPDPTLSATAPLTAEAILDGLTTAVAVVTPDGYVCHLNTGAELLLGVSSNQARDRHLPTLMPELAPLATLIERACASGQTYGHEFDLRRAYQRGEPLQVTGRATPVRFERGLLVILELIDATRWRHIERERALITQHDASRRVIYQLAHEIRNPLGGLRGAAQLLERQLATDELREYTRIIIGEADRLASLTDNLLGPARSLRRTPENIHEILERVRALLEHEAPADVQIVRDYDPSLPAISVDRDQMLQALLNIARNAVQAIGQDAGKPGRVTLRTRALTNWTIGDRRHKAIANIEVEDDGPGVDPELGDSIFYPLVSGRAGGTGLGLPLAQEILSRHGGLIEYRSRPGQTVFMLRLPLEADAAESPA